One genomic window of Mercenaria mercenaria strain notata chromosome 2, MADL_Memer_1, whole genome shotgun sequence includes the following:
- the LOC123563598 gene encoding acetylcholinesterase-like has protein sequence MAHFTSRIFLLLSLVSRFLSVEVPSVTMRLGTISGETKSVVFRNKPYEVDRYLGIPYAKPPTGELRFRKPEPFGPFPEPYSATDFGPACPQAIVLPHQPEEKTSEDCLFLNIYVPRQESDQKSGHAVMFFIHGGGFSIGSGTFYDGGFLSSVGNVIVVTINYRLGLLGFLDIDNGKSSGNFGLTDQRLALQWINENIGSFGGDKDRVTIFGESAGSISVLLQMIYPPNDGFFGSGISQSGALNVPGYYKENNIDVAKFYAEKMNCSVKDMNEVFSCLKSATPENIIKVVSDAVASPGMADAAKVGAVPTIDGEFIKTNPVDLYRKAVNEESEEINFFRTLKLINGVNGIEGGMFLIMFGSDNLEELEITREQMNTQQIPGATALLYGQRTVPEVVKQLLIAEYTDWKNPDDPRTLREQVLRLFGDIYFNVPAIEMSRVHSNASDVYSYLYNFVPVLDKQMFQTPSWVSMANHGDELAPVFGYGFDLAALMNISDYTPPEWELELSGRMMTYWTNFAKTGNPNKPASDVVSSTVWPKYDVTSQSYIKFDREDSIGQYLFTKETDFLRNTLPNVFDATEVPQTITSQYGIKDEQSCDKDGTCG, from the exons ATGGCACATTTTACATCAAGAATATTTTTGCTTCTGAGTTTGGTTTCTCGATTTCTTTCAGTGGAAGTTCCAAGTGTGACTATGAGACTAGGGACAATAAGCGGAGAAACTAAAAGTGTGGTATTTCGAAATAAACCGTATGAAGTTGACAGATATCTCGGCATTCCATATGCTAAGCCTCCAACTGGAGAACTGAGGTTCAGAAAGCCGGAGCCGTTTGGCCCATTTCCTGAGCCGTACAGTGCTACAGACTTTGGACCAGCATGTCCACAAGCTATAGTTCTTCCTCACCAGCCCGAGGAGAAGACATCAGAAGACTGTTTATTTCTCAATATTTATGTACCACGACAGGAATCCGACCAGAAATCAGGCCACGCGGTTATGTTCTTTATTCACGGCGGCGGATTTTCAATCGGTTCAGGAACGTTTTATGATGGAGGATTCCTTTCATCTGTCGGAAATGTGATTGTAGTCACCATCAATTACAGACTTGGATTGCTTGGATTTCTTGATATTGACAATGGAAAATCTTCGGGTAATTTTGGTCTTACGGACCAACGTTTGGCCCTGCAATGGATCAATGAAAATATCGGTTCGTTTGGAGGTGACAAAGATAGGGTGACCATATTTGGGGAATCCGCAggttcaataagtgttttattgcaAATGATTTATCCCCCAAATGACGGATTCTTCGGAAGTGGTATCTCGCAGAGCGGGGCTTTAAATGTGCCGGGATATTACAAGGAAAATAACATCGATGTTGCTAAATTTTATGCTGAGAAAATGAACTGTAGTGTTAAAGACATGAATGAAGTTTTCAGTTGTCTTAAGTCGGCAACACCTGAAAATATAATCAAAGTTGTTTCTGACGCAGTGGCATCTCCTGGTATGGCTGACGCAGCAAAAGTTGGTGCTGTTCCAACAATTGATGGAGAATTTATCAAAACGAACCCCGTTGACTTGTATAGGAAAGCAGTAAATGAAGAGAGTGAGGAAATAAACTTCTTTCGAACACTTAAACTAATAAATGGCGTTAATGGTATAGAAGGCGGGATGTTTCTTATAATGTTCGGATCAGATAATTTGGAAGAACTTGAGATAACTAGAGAACAGATGAATACGCAGCAAATTCCTGGTGCTACAGCATTACTCTATGGTCAGCGAACTGTTCCTGAAGTTGTGAAACAGCTTCTGATTGCAGAATACACGGACTGGAAAAATCCTGATGATCCCAGAACACTTCGTGAACAAGTATTGCGCCTTTTTGGTGACATTTATTTCAATGTTCCTGCGATAGAAATGAGTCGCGTTCATTCCAATGCATCTGATGTTTACAGTTACCTCTACAACTTCGTTCCTGTTCTGGACAAACAAATGTTTCAAACACCAAGCTGGGTTAGTATGGCAAACCATGGGGACGAATTAGCGCCTGTGTTTGGATACGGCTTTGATTTGGCAGCTCTGATGAACATATCTGATTACACACCTCCAGAATGGGAGCTCGAGTTGTCAGGGAGAATGATGACATATTGGACAAACTTTGCAAAAACAGG AAATCCGAATAAACCAGCATCAGATGTAGTATCTTCTACAGTTTGGCCAAAATATGACGTCACATCACAGTCCTACATCAAGTTTGATAGGGAAGATTCTATTGGTCAGTATTTGTTTACGAAAGAAACCGACTTCTTGAGGAATACTTTACCAAACGTATTCGATGCTACAGAGGTTCCGCAAACTATTACATCACAATATGGTATCAAAGACGAACAAAGTTGCGATAAAGACGGCACATGTGGATGA
- the LOC123563597 gene encoding cocaine esterase-like, giving the protein MAKSLAGKFILLCLVNPFLSAEIPSVSTALGTITGETKHVIFQKKQYDVDKYLGIPYAKPPTGKLRFKRPQPYGPFAEAYSATKFGLSCPQSFFLHFVPEENTSEDCLFLNIYVPRQGPDEPSGHAIMFFIHGGGFTMGSGKIYDGGVLSSVGNVIVVTINYRLGLLGFLDIDNVKASGNFGFYDQRLALQWVNENIGAFGGDKDRVTIFGESAGSMSVSLQMMFPQNEGLFRSGISESGALTLPGLYLENNIEIAKYYAENMSCSVEDMDEVFSCLQSATPESIIKVVSDTVASGGMAATVKVGTAPTIDGEFIKTNPADLYRKAVNEESEEINFFRTLKLMNGVNGKEGAMFLLMLGSDNLDELEITREQMNTQQIPGATAMVYGQRTVPEVVKQLLIAEYTDWENPDDPKKLREELVRLFGDIYFNVPAIEMSLVHSNASDVESYLYNFVPVLDKRLLPTPNWVNMSNHGDELGPVFGYNFDYKGLLNISDYTPPEWELELSERMMTYWTNFAKTSDPNKPVSDDVSSVVWPKYDVTSQSYIKIDREDSVGQYLFARETDFWKNTLTAVFDATEHAQTITSQYGSKDEQTCGKDGTCG; this is encoded by the exons ATGGCAAAATCTTTAGCAGGAAAATTTATACTTCTGTGTTTAGTGAATCCATTTCTGTCAGCAGAAATTCCATCAGTATCTACGGCTCTAGGAACAATAACTGGAGAAACTAAACATGTGATATTTCAAAAGAAACAGTATGATGTTGACAAGTATCTTGGAATTCCATATGCTAAACCACCGACTGGAAAACTGAGATTTAAAAGGCCGCAACCGTATGGTCCCTTCGCGGAGGCATACAGTGCTACAAAGTTCGGATTATCATGTCCACAATCTTTCTTTCTACATTTCGTGCCTGAAGAAAACACATCCGAAGACTGCTTATTTCTGAACATTTATGTACCACGACAAGGACCCGATGAGCCTTCGGGTCATGCGATCATGTTCTTTATTCACGGCGGCGGATTTACAATGGGTTCAGGAAAGATATATGATGGAGGTGTCCTTTCTTCTGTTGGCAATGTAATTGTAGTCACCATTAATTACCGACTTGGATTACTTGGTTTTTTAGATATTGACAATGTAAAAGCATCTGGTAATTTTGGCTTTTATGACCAACGCTTGGCCCTACAGTGGGTCAACGAAAATATCGGTGCGTTTGGAGGGGATAAAGATAGGGTCACCATATTTGGAGAATCCGCAGGTTCGATGAGTGTTTCTCTACAAATGATGTTTCCACAAAACGAAGGACTCTTCAGAAGTGGTATTTCGGAGAGTGGGGCTTTAACGTTACCTGGTCTGTACCTAGAAAATAACATCGAAATAGCTAAATATTATGCAGAGAACATGAGTTGTAGTGTCGAAGACATGGATGAAGTTTTCAGTTGCCTTCAATCAGCAACACCTGAAAGTATAATCAAAGTTGTTTCTGACACAGTTGCATCTGGCGGTATGGCGGCTACAGTTAAAGTTGGTACTGCTCCGACAATTGATGGAGAATTCATCAAAACTAATCCCGCGGACTTGTATAGGAAAGCAGTAAATGAAGAGAGCGAGGAAATAAACTTCTTTCGGACACTTAAACTGATGAATGGCGTTAATGGTAAAGAAGGTGCAATGTTTCTTCTGATGCTGGGATCAGATAATTTGGACGAACTCGAGATAACTCGAGAACAGATGAATACGCAGCAAATTCCTGGTGCTACAGCAATGGTCTATGGTCAACGGACTGTTCCTGAAGTTGTGAAACAGCTTTTAATTGCTGAATACACGGATTGGGAAAATCCTGATGATCCCAAAAAACTCCGTGAAGAACTAGTGCGTCTTTTCGGTGACATTTATTTCAATGTTCCTGCGATAGAAATGAGTCTCGTTCATTCTAATGCATCTGATGTTGAAAGTTATCTCTACAATTTCGTTCCTGTTTTGGACAAGCGTCTACTTCCGACACCAAACTGGGTTAATATGTCAAACCATGGAGACGAGTTAGGGCCTGTGTTTGGATATAACTTTGATTATAAAGGTCTGCTGAATATATCTGATTACACACCTCCAGAATGGGAGCTCGAGCTGTCCGAGAGAATGATGACATACTGGACAAACTTTGCAAAAACAAG CGATCCGAATAAACCAGTGTCAGATGATGTGTCCTCTGTAGTTTGGCCAAAATATGACGTCACATCTCAGTCTTACATCAAGATTGACAGAGAGGATTCTGTTGGTCAATATTTGTTTGCAAGAGAAACCGACTTCTGGAAGAATACTCTAACGGCCGTGTTCGATGCTACGGAGCATGCGCAAACTATTACATCCCAATATGGTAGCAAAGACGAACAAACTTGCGGAAAAGATGGCACATGTGGATAA